Proteins encoded together in one Mycolicibacter minnesotensis window:
- a CDS encoding deoxyribonuclease IV — translation MLIGSHVRPQNPLAAAEADGADTVQIFLGNPQSWKPPKPREDAAQLRAAALPIYVHAPYLINVASPNNRVRIPSRTILQQTCDAAADVGAVAVIVHGGHVSADDDDVAAGFARWRKALDSLESEVPVYLENTAGGDHAMARHFDTIARLWDHIGDTGVGFCLDTCHTWAAGESLPDAVQRIKAVTGRIDLVHCNDSKDAPGSGRDRHANFGTGQIDPELLVAVVRAAGAPVICETAEEGRKADIAFLRDRLS, via the coding sequence GTGTTGATCGGATCCCATGTGCGCCCGCAGAATCCGTTGGCTGCTGCCGAAGCCGACGGCGCTGACACGGTGCAGATCTTCCTCGGCAACCCGCAGAGCTGGAAGCCGCCCAAGCCGCGTGAGGACGCGGCGCAGCTGCGTGCGGCGGCGCTGCCGATCTACGTCCATGCGCCCTATCTGATCAACGTCGCCTCCCCGAACAATCGGGTGCGGATCCCGTCGCGCACCATCTTGCAGCAGACCTGTGACGCCGCCGCCGATGTCGGTGCGGTCGCGGTGATCGTGCACGGCGGGCATGTCAGCGCCGACGACGATGACGTGGCGGCCGGCTTCGCTCGGTGGCGCAAAGCGTTGGACAGCTTGGAATCCGAGGTGCCGGTGTACCTGGAGAACACCGCCGGTGGTGACCACGCCATGGCGCGGCACTTCGACACCATCGCCAGGCTGTGGGACCACATCGGCGACACCGGAGTGGGGTTCTGCCTGGACACTTGCCACACCTGGGCGGCCGGGGAATCGCTGCCCGACGCGGTGCAGCGCATCAAGGCGGTGACCGGTCGCATCGACCTGGTGCACTGCAACGACTCCAAGGATGCCCCGGGTTCGGGCCGGGACCGGCACGCCAACTTCGGTACCGGCCAAATCGATCCCGAGCTGCTGGTGGCGGTGGTCCGGGCTGCCGGGGCTCCGGTGATCTGCGAGACCGCCGAGGAGGGCCGAAAGGCCGACATCGCGTTTCTGCGGGATCGGCTGAGCTGA
- a CDS encoding glutamate--cysteine ligase, whose protein sequence is MGDEVSRTTYTRSQRRQYRHKIQQCLDVFETMLAQSSFECERPLTGMEIEGNLIGDDYRPAMSNAGVLSAIDDPAYQRELGSYNIEFNVPPRQLTALSALDLETDVRASLNDAEAKARANGARIVMIGILPTLMPEHLAGDWMSDSARYAALNDSIFAARGEDIGIDIDGPEPLSLQVEDIAPESACTSMQLHLQVSPADFADHWNAAQVLAGPQLAIGANSPYFFGHRLWAETRVELFAQSTDTRSDELKNQGVRPRVWFGERWITSIFDLFEENVRYFPSLLPEVTDEDPARVLAQGRTPQLAELRLHNGTVYRWNRPVYDVVDGRPHLRVENRVLPSGPTVTDMVANAVFYYGLLRRLAGEQRPLWTQLSFAVAHDNFRRAARHGMAARLFWPQLGEVSVAELTQRELLPLARQGLDDWGVAPAVCDRYLGIIGDRVAAGRNGATWQVTTVRALQAQGLSRSAALAEMLRRYCTHMHSNQPVHTWPTEPAAGIGLS, encoded by the coding sequence ATGGGGGATGAAGTCAGCCGCACCACCTACACCCGCAGTCAGCGCCGGCAGTACCGGCACAAGATCCAGCAGTGCCTGGATGTCTTCGAGACGATGCTGGCACAGTCCAGCTTCGAGTGTGAGCGGCCACTGACCGGAATGGAGATCGAAGGGAACCTGATCGGCGACGACTACCGGCCCGCAATGTCGAACGCCGGCGTGCTGTCCGCGATCGACGATCCCGCATATCAACGTGAATTAGGTTCCTACAACATCGAATTCAACGTGCCTCCGCGCCAGCTCACGGCGCTGTCCGCATTGGACTTGGAGACCGACGTTCGGGCCAGTCTCAACGACGCGGAGGCCAAGGCCCGCGCGAACGGCGCACGGATCGTGATGATCGGCATCTTGCCGACGCTGATGCCCGAGCATCTGGCCGGCGATTGGATGAGTGACTCAGCACGGTATGCGGCGCTCAACGACTCCATCTTCGCCGCCCGGGGTGAAGACATCGGCATCGATATCGACGGGCCGGAGCCACTGAGCCTGCAGGTGGAGGACATCGCGCCGGAGTCGGCGTGCACCAGCATGCAGTTGCACCTTCAGGTGTCGCCGGCGGATTTCGCCGACCATTGGAACGCCGCACAGGTCCTGGCCGGCCCGCAGCTGGCGATTGGCGCCAACTCGCCCTACTTCTTTGGCCACCGGTTGTGGGCGGAGACTCGGGTGGAGCTGTTCGCCCAGTCCACCGACACGCGCTCTGATGAACTGAAAAACCAAGGCGTGCGACCCCGGGTGTGGTTCGGGGAACGCTGGATCACCTCGATCTTCGACCTGTTCGAGGAGAACGTTCGATACTTCCCGTCGCTCCTGCCCGAGGTGACCGACGAGGACCCGGCTCGCGTACTGGCCCAGGGGCGAACGCCGCAACTTGCGGAGCTGCGCCTGCACAACGGCACGGTGTACCGCTGGAACCGCCCGGTGTACGACGTCGTCGACGGGCGACCGCACCTGCGAGTGGAGAACCGGGTGTTGCCCTCCGGGCCGACCGTGACCGACATGGTGGCCAATGCGGTCTTTTACTACGGCTTATTGCGTCGGCTGGCCGGCGAGCAGCGACCACTGTGGACGCAGTTGAGCTTTGCGGTCGCCCACGACAACTTTCGCCGTGCCGCCCGGCACGGCATGGCGGCACGGCTGTTCTGGCCGCAGCTGGGTGAGGTCAGCGTGGCAGAGCTGACGCAACGCGAGTTACTGCCGCTGGCCCGCCAGGGCCTGGACGACTGGGGGGTGGCTCCCGCAGTCTGCGACCGGTACCTGGGCATCATCGGTGACCGGGTGGCGGCGGGCCGCAACGGTGCCACCTGGCAGGTGACGACCGTCCGCGCATTGCAGGCCCAGGGGCTGAGCCGCTCAGCAGCGCTGGCGGAGATGCTGCGCCGCTACTGCACGCACATGCATTCCAACCAGCCGGTGCACACCTGGCCGACCGAACCGGCCGCAGGTATCGGACTAAGCTGA
- a CDS encoding PaaX family transcriptional regulator C-terminal domain-containing protein — protein sequence MTARSVVLSVLLGAHPASATSAELLRLTTDFGIKETALRVALTRLVAAGDLVRSAEGYGLSERLLARQRRQDAALDPQTRRWGGNWLTVVITSIGCDARTRAALRSGLSERRFAELREGIWMRPDNIDVELGDMLGGYTRLLTARDQEPADLAATLWDLAAWAQTGHELLAAMGDAQDMPGRFVVAAAMVRHLRQDPVLPPELLPQDWPGSRIRSRYAEFVDELASRRDTSREAVLR from the coding sequence ATGACCGCCCGATCGGTGGTGCTGTCGGTATTGCTGGGGGCCCATCCAGCCTCCGCTACTTCCGCTGAACTTCTTCGTCTGACAACGGATTTCGGAATCAAGGAAACCGCACTGCGGGTTGCTTTGACTCGGCTGGTCGCCGCCGGTGACCTGGTCCGCTCGGCCGAGGGATACGGCCTGTCCGAGCGTCTGCTGGCGCGTCAGCGTCGACAGGATGCGGCCCTGGATCCCCAGACTCGGCGATGGGGTGGCAACTGGCTGACGGTGGTGATCACCAGCATCGGCTGCGACGCGCGAACCCGCGCCGCGCTGCGCTCCGGCCTGTCCGAGCGGCGATTCGCCGAGCTGCGCGAAGGGATCTGGATGCGGCCGGACAACATCGACGTCGAGTTGGGCGACATGCTGGGCGGCTACACCCGGCTGCTCACTGCACGTGACCAGGAGCCTGCCGACCTGGCCGCCACCTTGTGGGATCTGGCGGCGTGGGCGCAGACCGGACATGAGTTGCTCGCCGCGATGGGTGACGCGCAGGACATGCCCGGCCGATTCGTCGTTGCTGCCGCCATGGTCCGGCACCTTCGCCAGGACCCGGTGCTGCCCCCCGAACTGCTTCCGCAGGACTGGCCCGGTTCGCGAATCCGCAGTCGCTACGCGGAATTCGTCGATGAGTTGGCTTCGCGGCGAGACACGAGCCGAGAGGCGGTGCTGCGATGA
- a CDS encoding acyl-CoA dehydrogenase family protein — protein sequence MADTHIVTNQVLPLEGYNPASSPVLIEALIREGGQWGVDEVTDLGALSGSKQVQRWGELADRNRPVLHTHDVVGNRVDEVEYDPAYHELMSAAISHGLHAAPWADPRPGAHVVRAAATGVWTAEPGHMCPISMTYAIVPALRNNAELAATYEPLLTSRVYDPELKVPATKAGITAGMSMTEKQGGSDVRAGTTQAVPNADGSYTLTGHKWFTSAPMCDVFLVLAQAPGGLSCFFLPRVLPDGTRNRMHLQRLKDKLGNHANASSEIEYDGATAWLVGEEGRGVSVIIEMVNLTRLDCALGSATSMRMGLARAIYHAQHRKAFGAYLIDQPLMRNVLADLAVEAEAATMVAMRMAGATDKAVRGDERESLLRRIGLAATKYWVCKRATPHAAEAMECLGGNGYIEDSLMPRLYREAPLMGIWEGSGNVSALDTLRALATQPQSVAVLFDELDQTAGQDQRLDAHVGALKAQLAGLGNDLTAAQYQARKIAEDICLAMQGALLVRHGHPAVAEAFLATRFARQWGGAFGTLPTGVDLGPIIERALVKG from the coding sequence ATGGCCGACACTCACATCGTCACCAATCAGGTACTTCCGCTGGAAGGCTATAACCCGGCGTCATCACCCGTGCTCATCGAGGCGCTGATCCGCGAGGGCGGCCAATGGGGAGTCGACGAGGTCACGGATCTGGGGGCGCTCTCCGGCTCCAAACAGGTGCAACGATGGGGCGAGCTGGCCGACCGTAATCGCCCGGTGCTGCATACCCACGACGTCGTGGGCAACCGGGTCGACGAGGTGGAGTACGACCCGGCCTACCACGAGCTGATGAGCGCTGCGATCTCCCACGGCCTGCACGCCGCCCCGTGGGCCGACCCGCGGCCGGGCGCCCACGTCGTTCGCGCCGCGGCGACCGGTGTGTGGACTGCCGAGCCCGGCCACATGTGTCCGATCTCGATGACATACGCGATCGTGCCCGCCCTGCGCAACAACGCAGAACTGGCCGCCACCTACGAACCGCTGCTGACCAGCCGCGTCTACGACCCCGAACTGAAGGTGCCCGCCACCAAAGCCGGTATCACCGCAGGCATGTCGATGACCGAAAAGCAGGGCGGCTCCGATGTGCGAGCCGGAACCACCCAGGCCGTGCCGAACGCCGATGGCAGCTACACCCTGACCGGCCACAAATGGTTCACCTCCGCGCCCATGTGCGACGTGTTCCTGGTGCTGGCGCAGGCGCCCGGGGGATTGAGCTGTTTCTTCCTACCTCGAGTCCTGCCTGATGGCACCCGCAACCGGATGCACCTGCAGCGGCTCAAGGACAAACTCGGCAACCACGCCAACGCCTCCAGCGAGATCGAATACGACGGTGCGACGGCATGGCTGGTAGGCGAAGAGGGTCGCGGGGTTTCGGTGATCATCGAGATGGTCAACCTCACGCGGCTGGACTGTGCGCTGGGCAGTGCCACCAGCATGCGGATGGGCCTGGCGCGCGCCATCTACCACGCTCAGCATCGAAAGGCGTTCGGCGCCTATCTGATCGACCAACCGCTGATGCGCAACGTGCTGGCTGACCTGGCTGTGGAGGCGGAGGCCGCCACCATGGTGGCGATGCGGATGGCCGGCGCGACGGACAAGGCTGTCCGCGGCGACGAACGCGAGAGTCTGCTGCGCCGGATAGGGCTGGCCGCCACCAAGTACTGGGTGTGCAAGCGCGCCACCCCGCATGCCGCCGAGGCCATGGAGTGCCTGGGCGGAAACGGCTACATCGAAGACTCGTTGATGCCGAGGCTGTATCGGGAGGCTCCCTTGATGGGCATCTGGGAGGGCTCGGGCAACGTCAGCGCACTGGACACGTTGCGGGCCCTGGCTACCCAGCCCCAATCGGTGGCAGTGCTCTTTGATGAGCTGGATCAGACCGCCGGGCAGGACCAGCGGCTGGATGCCCACGTAGGTGCGTTGAAGGCGCAGCTGGCCGGCTTGGGTAACGACCTGACGGCCGCCCAATATCAAGCGCGCAAGATCGCCGAGGACATCTGTCTGGCGATGCAGGGTGCCCTGCTGGTGCGCCATGGCCACCCCGCGGTCGCCGAGGCGTTCCTGGCGACCCGGTTCGCGCGTCAGTGGGGCGGTGCATTCGGCACCCTGCCGACGGGCGTGGACCTCGGGCCGATCATCGAGCGCGCGCTGGTCAAGGGCTGA
- a CDS encoding crotonase/enoyl-CoA hydratase family protein, with the protein MRHHIAPVEYDNLRTMTYEVTDRVARITFNRPEHGNAITADTPLELSAMVERADLDPNVHVILVSGRGEGFCAGFDLGAYAEGSASPGGENFRGSVLDGKTQATNHRADQPWDPMIDYQMMSRFVRGFASLMYADKPTVVKIHGYCVAGGTDIALHADQVIAASDAKIGYPPMRVWGVPAAGLWAHRLGDQRAKRLLLTGDCITGAQAAEWGLAIEAPEPADLDERTERLVARIAAMPVNQLIMAKLALNTALLQQGVATSRMVSTVFDGVARHTPEGHAFVADAVAHGFRDAVRHRDEPFGDYGRRASGV; encoded by the coding sequence ATGCGGCATCACATCGCGCCGGTCGAATACGACAACCTGCGGACCATGACCTACGAGGTCACCGACCGCGTCGCCCGGATCACCTTCAACCGTCCCGAACACGGCAACGCGATCACGGCCGACACACCGCTGGAGCTGTCGGCGATGGTGGAGCGCGCCGACCTGGACCCCAACGTCCACGTGATCCTGGTGTCGGGACGCGGTGAGGGTTTCTGTGCCGGCTTCGATCTGGGCGCCTATGCCGAAGGTTCGGCGTCGCCGGGTGGCGAGAACTTCCGGGGCAGCGTCCTCGACGGTAAGACCCAAGCCACCAACCACCGTGCGGATCAGCCGTGGGACCCGATGATCGACTACCAGATGATGAGCCGATTCGTCCGCGGCTTCGCCTCGCTGATGTACGCCGACAAGCCGACCGTGGTCAAGATCCATGGCTATTGCGTGGCCGGGGGCACCGATATCGCCCTGCACGCCGACCAGGTGATTGCGGCATCCGACGCCAAGATCGGCTACCCGCCGATGCGGGTGTGGGGCGTGCCCGCCGCCGGGCTCTGGGCGCACCGGCTCGGCGACCAACGCGCCAAACGTCTTCTGCTGACCGGTGATTGCATCACCGGTGCGCAGGCCGCCGAATGGGGCCTGGCGATCGAGGCACCCGAGCCGGCCGACCTCGATGAGCGCACCGAACGCCTGGTGGCCCGGATCGCCGCAATGCCGGTCAATCAGCTGATCATGGCCAAACTGGCGCTCAACACCGCCCTGCTGCAGCAGGGCGTGGCCACCAGTCGCATGGTCAGCACCGTGTTCGACGGGGTGGCACGGCACACGCCCGAGGGGCACGCCTTCGTCGCCGACGCGGTGGCGCACGGGTTCCGTGACGCGGTGCGCCACCGTGACGAGCCGTTCGGTGACTACGGCCGGCGGGCCTCAGGAGTTTAG